One Elephas maximus indicus isolate mEleMax1 chromosome X, mEleMax1 primary haplotype, whole genome shotgun sequence DNA segment encodes these proteins:
- the LOC126068814 gene encoding melanoma-associated antigen B4-like translates to MPRGQKSKHRAREKRRQVRSDTHSVKGAQATAAEEEGSPSSSSPPSRDSPESSPAAAGIPQEPLRVQPITTAAVRAASGTGASGGAKGQYEGRSSPSEAPAPSERSQRDPVTRRVSTLLHFLLHKYEMREPITKAEIMKIVNKRYKEHFPDILRRASEHMELVFGLDLKEVDTTGQSYTIVSKLEITKEENLSGDRGFPKTGLLMPLLGIIILNGNRATEDEIWKFLSFLGIYDGKRLFFFGELRKLITKDLVQEEYLEYRQVPNSDPPCYEFLWGPRAHAEASKTKVVEFLVKINDTDPHAFQNLYEETWVDEAKRAAAGE, encoded by the coding sequence ATGCCTCGCGGTCAGAAGAGTAAGCACCGTGCCCGTGAGAAACGTCGCCAGGTTCGAAGTGATACCCACAGTGTCAAGGGTGCTCAGGCCACTGCAGCAGAGGAGGAAGGgtccccttcctcttcctctcctccttctagGGATTCTCCAGAGAGCTCCCCTGCTGCTGCTGGCATTCCCCAGGAGCCTCTGAGAGTCCAGCCCATCACCACTGCTGCTGTCCGTGCTGCTTCGGGCACAGGAGCTTCTGGAGGGGCCAAGGGCCAATACGAGGGAAGGTCAAGTCCCTCTGAGGCCCCAGCCCCCAGTGAGAGGTCTCAAAGAGACCCTGTAACCAGGAGGGTGAGCACGTTGTTGCATTTCCTGCTGCACAAGTATGAAATGAGAGAGCCCATTACGAAGGCAGAAATAATGAAGATCGTCAACAAAAGGTACAAGGAGCACTTCCCTGACATCCTGAGGAGAGCCTCTGAGCACATGGAGCTGGTCTTTGGTCTTGACCTGAAGGAAGTCGACACCACAGGTCAATCCTATACCATTGTCAGCAaattggagatcaccaaggaagagAATCTGAGTGGTGACAGGGGCTTTCCCAAGACCGGGCTCCTGATGCCTCTCCTGGGCATCATCATCTTGAATGGCAACCGGGCCACTGAGGACGAGATCTGGAAATTCCTGAGTTTCCTGGGGATCTACGATGGGAAGAGGCTTTTCTTCTTTGGGGAGCTCAGGAAGCTCATCACCAAAGATTTGGTGCAGGAAGAGTACCTGGAGTACCGGCAGGTGCCCAACAGTGATCCTCCATGCTACGAATTCCTGTGGGGCCCCAGAGCCCACGCTGAAGCCAGCAAGACAAAAGTTGTAGAGTTTTTGGTCAAGATCAATGATACCGACCCTCATGCTTTCCAAAACCTGTATGAAGAAACCTGGGTAGATGAGGCAAAGAGAGCAGCAGCCGGAGAATGA
- the LOC126068815 gene encoding melanoma-associated antigen B1-like: MPRGKKRKLCAHKKRRQAQGETHGVKGAQATAAEEEESPSSSSPPFGGLTKAPLLLSVPRGLRDPHPPPLLLQVLQAEELLEGPRAKYEKQERIMKGKMMKIINKRYKEQFPEILRGSSEHIEMVFGLDVKEVDSKGQSYSLVSKLEITEEENLNGGRGFPKKGLLMPLLAMISMNGNRATKEEMWEFLNMVGMYDGKTHFIFGEPRKLITKDSVQAKYLEYRQVPNSDPPCYQFLWGPRAQPKASKTKVLEFLAKGNNTCSSAFQPLYEETCRDEEKRATGRECARAGPNASARASVRVSPAGHPIPSDI; this comes from the exons ATGCCTCGGGGAAAGAAGAGGAAGCTCTGTGCCCACAAGAAACGTCGCCAGGCCCAAGGTGAAACCCACGGTGTCAAGGGTGCTCAGGCCACTGCAGCAGAGGAGGAAGAgtccccctcctcttcctctcctccttttggGGGACTCACCAAAGCTCCCCTGCTGCTCTCAGTCCCCAGGGGGCTCCGAGacccccacccaccaccactGCTGCTGCAGGTGCTTCAGGCAGAAGAGCTCCTAgaggggccaagggccaag TATGAAAAGCAGGAGCGCATTATgaagggaaaaatgatgaagatcattaaCAAAAGGTACAAGGAGCAGTTCCCCGAGATCCTGAGGGGATCCTCTGAGCACATAGAGATGGTCTTTGGCCTTGACGTGAAGGAAGTCGATTCCAAAGGTCAATCCTATTCCCTTGTCAGCAAATTGGAGATCACCGAGGAAGAGAATCTGAATGGTGGCAGGGGGTTTCCCAAGAAGGGGCTCCTGATGCCTCTCCTGGCCATGATCTCCATGAATGGCAACCGTGCCACCAAGGAGGAGATGTGGGAATTCCTGAATATGGTGGGGATGTACGATGGCAAGACGCACTTCATCTTTGGGGAGCCCCGGAAGCTCATCACCAAAGATTCGGTGCAGGCAAAGTACCTGGAGTACCGGCAGGTGCCAAACAGTGATCCACCATGCTACCAATTCCTGTGGGGTCCCAGAGCCCAACCCAAAGCCAGCAAGACAAAAGTCCTAGAGTTTTTGGCCAAGGGCAACAACACATGttccagtgccttccaacccctGTATGAAGAAACTTGTAGAGATGAGGAAAAGAGAGCCACAGGCAGAGAATGTGCCAGGGCTGGTCCTAATGCCAGTGCCAGGGCTAGTGTCAGGGTGAGTCCAGCCGGTCATCCCATCCCTAGTGACATCTGA